The Infirmifilum lucidum DNA segment GGATTAACGGGAAGACGCTCTGCCCCTCGAGTAAGTGCCTATAGGCCATCCCCTTCGGGTGCTCGCTGAGCACCTGCAGGGGGGTCATCTCCACGGTGAAGCCGAGCGGCCTGAACTTCACAGAGTCTGGCCTAACGCCGACGTACCTGATAGGGAACTCTACGCCGTTGAGGTCGTAGAGCCCTATCGAGACCTTCCTCCTGTCCCTGCCGTAAGTGAGGTGTACCTTCTCTTGGAGCTGCATCAACTGGCGTATCGCCTCGTCGTCTAGCCTGACGCCCTTCACGACGGCGAAGAACGCGTATGGCCTGTACTCCGGCCCCTCGATTCGGGCTTCGCCGGCTAGGCCCCCGTAGTTGAACCTTGGCAGGCCCTCCTCCACCCCCAGAAGCCCCTTTAGGTAGACCGAGAGCAGTTCGGCGGAGTAGAGATCCGGCCTATCGTGCGTAGCCTCGTAGGCGACTCTAGAGTCGCTAATCTCCTCTACCTCGCACTTCAGCCTTGGTAGTAGATCCTCCAGCTCGCTGGCCGAGAGGCTCCGGCCGACAAGCCTCTCGATGTCCCAAAGACTCACCTCTACTACAGGCATCCCGCGTCACCTCAGCAGGCTCAGCGGTATAGGCCGGGGAGTACGCCTTATGAATTCGAGATCCTGTGTGAAGAGGAGCCGGATGTCGTCTATTCCGAGCACTGCCATGGCTATCCTGTCGATGCCTATACCCCATGCTGCGACGTTTACGTCCTTAACCCCTAGGGCCGAGAGCATCTCCGGGCGGAACATCCCACCTGGGAAGACTTCTATCCAGCCCAGTTTCTCGTGCTTTATGAAGCCCTCCACGCTTGGCTCCGTGAAGGGGAAGTAGGCCGGCTTGACCTTGACCCTCCCCAGCCCCAGTCTCCTCGCCATTTCGTCGAAGAAGCCAAGGAGGTTTCTGAACGTTACGTGCTGCCCGACGATGATGCCCTCGAGCTGGTAGAACTCCATGCTGTGCTTAGCGTCGAGGTTCTCCGGCCTGAACACTCTGTCTAGGGAGAAGCACATGTACTCCCCGGGGCCGCGCTGGTAGAGTGTTCTAGCAGAGACTGCTGTTGTCTGCGTGCGGAGTATGAGCCTGAGCGCCCTCGAGGGATTCCACTTGTAGCCCCACCCGCGGGATCCTGTGCCGCCCCCGCTCTCATGGACGGCTGCGATTCTCCTCAGGAGCTCTTCGTCGTGGAAGGAGCCTTGGATACCTCCCTTTACGAAATACGTGTCGTGTATCTCCCTAGCCGGGTGATCCTGGGCTTGGAAGAGGGCGTCGAAGTTCCACAGCTCGAGCTCTACGTGTGGGCCTTTCATCTCCTCGAAGCCCATCTCTACAAGGATTTCTCTGAGCCAGTCGAGGAATTCCAGGTACGGGTGCTTGCGGCCGAGGAGCACTCTAGGGGGCTCGGCGCTGAGGTCGAAAGGCTTGAATACGGCCTCCCTCCAGGCGCCGCTTACTACCAACTCGGGTGTAAGCTCTGTTACCACTCTGGCCTCTAGCACGAGTCCCTTATCCCAGAGCTCTAGTAGACGAGCAGTGGGTCCGGCTCTAAGCCTGGCGCGTTTCCTTGCCTCTATGAGACCCCGCCTCCTGAGAGCGTTTGCAACATCACTATCAGGCTGGGAGCCCTGGGCGACAAGGCGTAGCGCACTCCTATTCCTCTCTACGAGCTCTTGGGCCCTGCTAGCATCAACCAGGCTTACAACGCCTGACTTGAACGAGACAGCCTTGGCCGCGGCGAGCTGCATGAGGCCTAACTCTACCTCGCCCTCAGAAACACCGCTCCTCGCCCCCAGCGCGAGGAGATCGGTCTTCGGGAGCTCGCCTCGGGCTTTGAGGATTCCTAGGACTTTCTCCTCTGGGAGGCCCTCGGCCAGGCATCTCTCGCCCTCCTTCGTCAAGACGTAGAGCACTTCTTCCGCTCTTTCAACCTCAAGGAGCCCCTTAGCTTTCAACTCCTCTAGATCCCGCATTATGTCTTCCCGTCTCACGCCGAGAACGGACGCGAGCACGTCTACATCGTCAACCCCTCTTAGAACCGCTTCGACTAGCCTCTTCTGCCTCTCTGGGAGAAAAACCTTCTCTAAAATTGGCGCTCCATGGGCACCACGAAGGCTATCCATACGGTCACCTTTAAACTTTACTCAGAAGAACTGGACATAATGATTTATATTGTTTGCCCCCGTATATCGGTACCCGGGGATACTATTTGCTAGACCCCTACGAGATCAGGAAAGACTTCCCGATATTCACGAGGAAGGTTCACGGAAAGACACTCATATACTTCGACAACGCTGCCACGAGCCAGAGGCCGGTACAGGTTATTGAAGCTGTCGACAGCTTCTACAGGAACCAGAACGCCAACATCGGCAGAAGTGTCCACGAGCTCGCGTTGACTGCAACAGAGGCGTACGAGGCCTCGCGTAAGATAGTCGCCGCGTTCATAGGGGCCAGGCCGGACGAACTCGTCTTTACGAAGAACGCGACCGAGAGCATAAACCTCGCCGCTTACTCCCTGCTAGTCTCCGGGCACCTCCGCAGCGGGGACGAAGTGCTCGTCACGCGAATGGAGCACCATAGCAACCTCCTCCCGTGGGTGCGCGTCGCCAGAGTCGCCGGGGCGAGGCTCAGGATCATCGAGGTCAGGGAGGACGGGACACTCGACCTGGACGACTTCTACAGGAAACTCTCGGATAAGACGAGGGTTCTCGCAGTAACGCACGTGAGCAACGTTACAGGGGTCATTAACCCTGTTAAGGAGCTCTGTGAAGAAGCCCACAAGCACGGCGCCCTGTGCCTCGTCGACGGAGCCCAGAGCGTGCCGCACATGCACGTGGACGTGGGCAGGATTAAGCCCGACTTCCTAGCGTTCTCTGGGCATAAGATGCTGGGGCCCATGGGCATCGGAGGGCTGTACGTAACCCGGGAGCTGGCGGAGAAGCTCGAGCCCCCGTTTCCTGGCGGAGGGGCCATCTCGCTGGTCGGGTGCGGGGTAGATGAATGTAGTGCCGAGTGGCTGCAAGCCCCTCACAAGTTCGAGGCCGGCACCCCTAACGTGGCTGGCGCTGTAGGCCTTTCAGCTGCAGTCGAGTACCTGGAGAAACTGGGCATGGAGGACGTCGAGGAGCACGAGAGGAGGCTGACTAAGAAGGCTCTCGACATTCTGCAGGGGCTCGGGGTGAAGGTGTACGGCCCCCTAGACCCAAGGGAGAGGACTGGAGTTGTCAGCTTCAACGTTGGAAAGCTCACGCCGCACGAAGTAGCACAGCTGCTGGACAGCGAGGGAATAGCTGTGAGAAGCGGCCACCACTGCGCCTTACCGCTCATAAAGAGGCTGGGAGCACCCCTCGGGACTGTGAGGGCTAGCTTCTACATCTACAACACGCTCGAGGAGCTGGACGTGTTCGAAGAGGCTCTCAGGAAGATACTGGTGGTTGCAGTGGGCTAGACGGCGTCCTGTACGTACTCTAGCCCCTTCCTCAAAGCCTCCTCGGCGCGGACTAGCTCTCTGGCCAGGTACGACGCGTGCCTGGGCATTAGAGCGTCGAGGTTAACCTGGCCTAGGATCTCCTTGGCGCTGGTGCCGGTGTAGCTCTCGACGAGGACGCCTTCCTGGTCTCTCAGTTCTAGGACTATTCTGCCGCCTTCGAGCCTTACTATGAAATTGCCCTTGGGGTCCTCTACGAATGCCGCGAAGCCCCTCTTTTCCCGGCTCACGACTTCCTGCGCGCGTAGCCAGTCGTGCTCGTAGACGTGTAGCGAGGCGCTGAAGACTATTAGGAAGCCGGGCTTCACGCTCCGGCCTGTCCTCTCGGAGAGGAGGCTTGAGACGTGCTCCATTAGCCTCAGTAGGCCGTAGACGTTGACGGGCCAGCCGGCGTAGGCGTCGTGGCTCCTGAAGTACGCTAGCTGGTTGTACCTGCCCCCTGAGAGGTCTCCCTGAATCGCTACGAGGCACGGGGGATCCCTGCTCCAGGGGTCTACCTGGAAGTCCCACGTCAAGGCAATAGCCCTCCTAGTGCTAGGCGAGGAGGCAAGTTTAGACACTATGAGCTCTAGCTGATCCCCGGCCTCCCTGTGCCTGCGTAGCCTCTCGCCGTACGAGTAGCTCGCACCTTCTACACCCCTGATTAGCGACTCCACGTGTCTCTCTAGCTCGTCCCGTGGGAAGAACTCGCCGAGCCTCTCCGCAGACTTCAGGGCCTTCTCCGCGTAGAGCACAACCTGGGCCCCGAGCAGCTGTTTCTGCATCTCCCCGTACTCGCTCTCCTTGAGGAAACCCCAGGTCATCACGGCGTCGAGGAGCTTCCCCCAGGCCCTCACGACGTCGTCCTCGACTATGCTCAGGCCCGCCACCTGCAAGGGCCAGGAGGAGGCCTTAACCTCCCTTAGTTCGAGGTTTACACGCTGCCTCTTGGCGCCCGGCGAGTAGCTTCTAGCTACGGCCTCTGCAAGTGCGTTAAAGTCGTTCTTTTTGAAGGCTTCGCGGAGGTCTACGACCTTGACGCTATCTATTATAGGCTTGACCTCCTCGAGGGGCCACATAAGCCTCAGGCCTTCAGGAACCCTGCCCCTGAAGAGCTCGACGAGCGCCTCCCCGCTCCCCGAGAGGTCTGCCCCGAAAACAATGACCGAGTCTATCTCCGTGTGCTGGGATAGGGTGTACAGGAGGTAGTTTATCCCGTACCTGGTGTAAAGGGTGCCGACGATGTTAACCTTCGTGTCGACGCCGAGCTCCCTGAGCTTCCCAACTACAAGCTCCTTCTTCGTCCATAGGGTGGCCACCGCCACATTGGACTCGGGGTTCAGGACTACAATGTCAGGCATGCAGCAGCGTCAAGGTTGAGACTGAAAGAGAGTATAAGAGGCTAACACTGGAAATATGGGCGGCGAAAGTCATCCATAAGAGTAAGTGTCCCCTCCGATGACGACGGGGAACGTCTTCTGAATCACCGTGCTGCCGCTCGAGTCCAGCACCCTTATAGTGGCGTCCCGCAGAACAGAGCTGTTCAAGACCCACAACCGGGCCACACCCGTCGAGTCAGCGATTGCACGTGCAACAGTGTTGCCCGAGAAGTCCACGAGCAGCACGCTCCAGCCCTGCTGTAGCCCAGTTACCGTCACGTACCTGGGGTCTCCAGTGGCGACGACGACGTCGTCGAAGAGCGTTGAAGATGACCCGTCCACGGCCAGGCCTATGTATGAGGGCTTCACCACAGAGTCGCTCGCGGAGACTGTAGCCAACTGGTTGCCGCTGGAGTCATAGAGGACGGCAGTAATAGTGTTCGGCGGGCCTCTCGTAAACACGAGGTAGAGAGTGTACCATGTCCCCGTGTAAGCAGCAGTTGTCGACTTTAGAGGCCTCCAGTTCCCCGTGAACCTCCATATGTATAGGTAGAGGTAGGAGGTAGATACTGGACTAATAGAGACCTCATAGAAGAACGCCGTAGTGCTCAGAGAGTCAAGTAAGCCAAAGCCTCTGTACGTGTAATCTACTTTCACATTTCCGAGCTTGACCACAGCGTATATTGTTGCGGGTAGCTGTGTGTTGTTGGCGAAAATGGAGTCGCCGCCGGGGCCCTGGCTGTTGTCGCTACCGCTTAACGCGTAGCCTCTCCAGCCCCCTGTCGCTGTGCTCCATGTCCCGCCGAGTTGCGTCCAGCCTGAGGGGAGCGCGCTTGACTCGAAGTCCTCGTATACTATTGCGCTCCGGGACTGGAGGAAGATGTCTCTGGCGATCACCGTGAATGTCTTCACGTCGTCGTAGTTTCCAGTGGCGAGGTTCTTCACCTTGATTGTCCAGGTGTATGTCCCGCGCGTTGACGGGAGCTTTATAACAACGACTGCCTGTTGGGGTGTTGCCGGAGGCACTGTCACCTGCGTGCTGTTTACAAGGTTGCCTGACTGGTCGTAGACCTCGACTTGGGCTACACCTGTAGACTGGCCAGTGTTGTTGACTGTGACTACTAGCCGTTGCTGCGAGGAGACTGCCCCAGTTACTGTCGTGTTGTAGCTCAGTACCACGAATTTAGGTGGCAGCGCGGGTTGGAATACAGCTGTCAAGTTTACGAAGCTGGTCACAGTGACGGTTACGGTTTGGCTGGAGGAGTATACGGTTCCGTTCAGGAGCCAGTACTTGAAGGCGTAGCCGGTACTGGGGTTCGCCGTGACTGTTACTTGAGAGCCTAGCGGGTACGTGTATGTCCCTGGCGGGGGGTTTGTTGTCCCAGAGCCGGGCGGGTACACAGCTATCAAGAGAGTACCGGCTGCAGGAGGGGCTGCTCCTCCGAGCAGTCGGGGTGGCGTTGGGCGTAAGATATACACTCTAGTCGACGTGGTGACTCTAACCTCATTCACCGAGGAGGAGTTCGGCTGCACCGGGATCTGTGGCAGCACTCCGCCGGGCGGGAGCACGGCGTTGAGCGGCATCCTCTTCGCGGCTGTACTGGTGACTACCCACAGGCCGTAGAGGGCAGTGTAGCCCGGGCCCCTGTTCACGATCTTGAGGTAGAAGCCTGTAGCGTTGTAGCGCGTGAGGTTTGTCTGGACTCTGTCAAAGAGGAGCGTGAAGTTCTTGGGATGTAGCACTGAGAGGATGTAGTTTGTGGACGTTACTTGGACGCTTGAAGTCGCGTTTGCTGGCAGGATGTACGCCGTGTAGAATGCGTAGCTCCCCGAGGAGGTCTTAGTGTAAATTTCCAGGCATATAGTGGCGCTAGGCCTGAGGTACAGACCCTGCGTAAGGTTTACAGTGTCCAGTGGAACAGACACTGAGACGTTTACCCGGAGCAGGTACCCGCTTGACGTAGCCGTGGGGGTGAGGAGGAGGCCTTTCCCGTCCGGTGCCTCGAGAGTCCCTGTAGAGACAGAAGTTCCATTGAGAACATTTACCCTAAGCGAGATCGGACTGTTATTGCCACTAACTGATGTTGCATACGTGTCGTTTACTGAGAAGGTGAGGGCTCCTTCGCCCGCTCTCTGCGCTTGAACCTGGGAGGCTATTGCCTGTAGCTCGGTTTGTGACCTCATGTACTGCACCAGGACTACTGCCGCCAGCACGAGGACTATCGTGAGGAATACTGCCCCAAGAGCAGACGCCTGCGCCCTACGGGACCACATAGTCTCTCGCCTCGAAGCAGTTGGTGTAGGAGCAGACTCCCACGTTGTAGGTTCCCTTTGCTGTGAAGCTTGTACATATGCTCTTCGACTGTCCTGCGGGAATCGGGGCGTAACCGCTCCACGCCAAGGTTCCGTTGAGGTACACTGAGACTATCTCGGAAGAAACATCGCCTGTGTTGGTGACGTGGACGCATATGGTATTTGTACTACTGTTCTTTTCGAGCAACTCCACCAGGAGGTACTCTCGCAACCCCTTCTCGGAGGCGAGGCGCTCCCTCTCGATCCTCTGCGAAATCTGTTGCCAGGTGGGGTAGAAGAAGTTCCACGCTAGCGCCCAGAGCGCGACCGCTATGGCCATCAGTAGGAGGGTGGCTACGACTTCCGCCTGGGCAGCGCGCATAATAGACCTCTGCGTAATCTCAGCAAGGGCAAGTATATATTGTTACCCGATGGAAGGAACATTGATGGAGAGGAAATTCGTGCCGAAAATGGGGTTAGAAGTTGCAGCCATCGGGATGGGCACGTGGGATATCGGGGGTGGGTTCTGGACTCCGGATTACACTCGCGACGACGAGTGGGTCGAGGCCTTAAGGTACGGGCTGGAGTTGGGCCTCACACTCATCGACACAGCCGAGATGTATGGCGGTGGCCACGCCGAGGAGCTCGTGGGCAGGGCTATCAGGGGTTTTAGCCGGGAGGAGCTCTTCATAGTCTCGAAGGTCTGGCAGACCCACGCCGCCAGGGATGAGGTCGTCAAGGCCGCTGAGGCTAGCGTCAAGAGGCTTGGGACGTATGTTGACCTCTACCTCATCCACTGGCCCCCAGAGGGCGTAGAGCTGTGCGAGACAATGAGGGGCTTGGAGGAGGCTGTGGAGAGGGGCTATGCGAGGTTCATCGGGGTAAGCAACTTCGGCGTAGAGCTAATAGAGGAAGCCAGGAGCTGTCTAAGCCACGTCGACGTCGTGGCCGTGGAGAACAAGTTTAGCCTGCTCGACCGCAGAGACGAGAGCTCTGTTATACCCTATGCCGAGAGGGAGGGCATGCTCTACCTGGCGTACACGCCCCTCGAGAAGGGTCAGCTGGCTAGAGACCCCTTTCTAGCAAGCATTGGAGCTAAGTACGGCAAGACAGCTGCGCAAGTCGCGCTCAACTGGCTCTTGGGGTTCAAGCCCGTGGTGCCGATACCGAAAGCCAGCGATAAACGCCACATTAAGGAGAATGCAGGCGCGGCTGGGTGGAGGCTGAGCGAGGAGGACTGGAGGCTTATATCTGAGAAGTACAGGAGGGTCGTAGTGTAGAGGTATGAGCCTCCGGGTCTACAGGAACGAGGACGTTAAGAGGGTTATCGCCTTCATACCGCCAGGGCACAGGCATGTAAGAGTCTTGATTGAGCTACCCGACACTGCCATTGTTCTGCAAGAGGCTGCCGTCACCGGCATCGTGAGGGCCTACGTGGACGTCGCCACGCACCCAGTACGGAGGGCTGTAGAGCTAGTTTCCCGCAGGCTCAGCGAGAGGAAGACAGGTTACGCCGAGAGCCAGCTCGTAGAGTCTGGTAGAAGCGAAGAAGAGGTTATAAAAGAACTGGAGAAACTTCTATCTGGGTGATGATAAGCCGTGTAGCCTATCCGCTAGTTCCTCTGCCAGCTTGCTAGGAGTTATTGCCTTGACTCCTAGGCGCCTAGCTACCTGCTGCACGTGAGTTAGCATGAAGCCGTGCGACTCCAGGAAGTCAGCGTCGCCTAGAACATCGAGCGTGCTGCCGTCCCTTATCACCCTGCCCTTCTCGAGCACGATTATGCGGGAGGCGTAGCGGGCAAGTAGATCCAGGTCGTGCGTTATCACCACTATAGTCTTGCCGGAGGCGTTTAAGGCATTAAGGGTGTCGAAGAGCATTAAGCTACGCCCATAGTCTAGGCCCGTTGTTGGCTCGTCTAGCACCAGTGCCCGCGAGCCCATGACCAACACGCTTGCTATTGCCAGGCGGTGTTTCTCGCCGAAGCTGAGTGTCTGGGGCGGCGTGTCTAGTGGCTTGTTTAGGTCTACTGCTCTAAGAGCCTCCTGCACCCTTTTCTCGATCTCGCTCTCGGGGAAGCCCAGGTTCCTGAGGGCGAAGGCTACTTCGTCTCTCACAGTCTGGGAGAATATCATCATGTCCGGGTTCTGGAACACGTAGGAGACAATCCTGGCGGCCTCGGACGCCGGTAGGCTCTTTGAGTCTTTTCCGTCTATTAGAACCCTGCCTCTCGTCGGCTTGAGCAGTGACGTCGCGAGCTTAGCCAGCGTAGTCTTGCCGGCACCGCTGTGGCCTATCACGCCGACAAACTCGCCGCTTTCTATGCTGAGAGAGACACCCTGTATGGCTCTTACACCTGTAGGGTAGACGAAGTCGACGTCTTCAAACCTAATCATGGGACACACCCAGGAATTTCTCAAAATTTCTTAGGCGCACCGGGAAGCCAACGTTTATGCCTCTCCTGTACAACTCATATGCTACCTCGGTTACTCCGGGCGGGCGGACTCCTAGCTTTGTGACAGCCGCGATGTCCGAGAAAACATCGTCCGGGGTGCCACCTAGGACTATGCGCCCATCGGCCATTAGATAGACTCTGTCTGCAACGTCCACAGCCCACTCTACTCTGTGTTCAGCGGCAATAATAGTCAGCCCATACTCCTCCTTGAGAGTCGTTATCGCCTTTAGAACGAGCCTAGTGCCTGTGTGGTCTAGCATTGACGTCGGCTCGTCCAGGAGTAGTAGCTTGGGCTTCATCGTCAAGACGCTCGCGATAGCGACTAGTTGCTTCTCGCCTCCTGATAGAGTCTGGGGATCCTTGTTCTCGTACCCCCTCAACCCGAGGGCGTCGAGAGCCCACTCAACACGGCTTATTACCTCCTCCTTTGGGAGGCCAAGGTTCTCAGGGGCCATTGCGAGCTCCTCGTACACCGAGCGTGTTATGATCTGTATCTCGGGGTTCTGGTACACGATGCCAACCCTGCCCCTCAGAGCCCTATAGCCCTGCTTAACAGGGTTTATTCCGTCGATGATAACCTCTCCCTCTACAACCCCCGGGATGACGCCCGGCAGGAGGCCGGCTATGACATTGAGCAGAGTGCTCTTACCGCACCCGCTGGGGCCCATTAGGACTATCATTTCACCCCTAGACGCCTCTAGCGAGACGTCTTCAACAATCCACTTCTCGGAAGTTACGTACCTTGCGTAGACGTTCTTCAGGCTCACTACCCTATCAGGCCCAGACCCCATGCCGCGACCACCCCGTAAAACACCAGAGACAGTGCCGAGAATACGGTATCGGGCGGTTTCCACGAGGGCTCGAAGATGTAGGTTTTCCTCCCGTAGCCCGCCCCCCTAGTTGCCAGTACTAGGCTTAGATCCCATATGTCTGAGAGCATCTTGGAGAAGAGCGGCACGATTATAGGAATGTGTTTCCTCACCCTGTCAAGTATGCCACCCCTGTCTAAGGCTAGCCCTCTAGCCCTCTGCGCGTCTATGACGTCCCCGGCTGCGCGAACCATTGTGGGCATAAGGCTTAGGGCTATCACGAACGTAAGTGCCAGTTTGTGGGGGACTTTAAACTTCTCTAGGGTCCACATTAGGAGGTATGGTTTAGTCGAGGCAAAGAAGACTACAAACGCGAGGATTGGATTAATTATAAGGAAGAACTTGCCGAGTGCCACGAGCAGCCCGACGTCCGTCAGTCTTAGCCAGCCTAGCTCTAGGAGGATATTCCCCTGGGAGCTGTAGATCCCGGCCCATATCAGCGTAGTCACGAGCAAGAAAACCATGGAGTTGAATATGAGGAGCACTGCTAGGCCTGAACCTAAACCTGATAGCGAAAGCGCTAGGATCGTCGAAAGGAAAACTGGCAGGCTCTTAAGGCCGTTGAACTGTGTGGCTATAGACGCTACTAGTACGAGTAAGACCCACAGAAGTTTTGAGCGTGGATCTAAACTGTGCATCAAGGACTTTCTCTCAATATAAAGGCCTGCAAACATAAACCGCTACCTCTGTAAGGTGTTTGTAGTAAAGAAAGGGAGAAAAATATTTTTATTGCGGTGCCTTAACCCTGTCCTTCCAGTAGAGGCCTCTGCCTTTAACGAATGGGAATAGCAGCACGCCGAGGATTGGCGAGAGAATAGCATTGACTGCAATGTTGTTGCTCAGTATGCTTGGTGCAATTATCCCCCAGATTACGAATAATGGCAAGCCGATCAAGGCCTGCGTCACGTGAAGCCACCAGCATATATACAGCGCGCTGACAAGTGCTTGAACGATAACGCCCCAGATGTAGAACTCACCTATCGAGGATGTAGTCTTGAAGCTTTGGTCTTTCACGAACTTATAGGGAATGTACGCAATCAGGAAGTTTCCGACAAAACCTCCAATAGACCCCACGCCGAAGTATCCTGCTAGAATGTCTGCTATGAGGTTGCCGAAGGCTGCACCAAGCGCACCGGGTATGCCGAAGAACATCCCGAAGAGGGGGGCAAGGGAGTTCGCGGGTCTAAGCCACGTGAAACCGGGGACGATAGTTATCGGGGCTGTAGCTGCTAGTAAAGCCCCGTAGACTGCCGCGCTGAGAGCCGCGAGCGCTATGTCGATT contains these protein-coding regions:
- the pheS gene encoding phenylalanine--tRNA ligase subunit alpha; the encoded protein is MDSLRGAHGAPILEKVFLPERQKRLVEAVLRGVDDVDVLASVLGVRREDIMRDLEELKAKGLLEVERAEEVLYVLTKEGERCLAEGLPEEKVLGILKARGELPKTDLLALGARSGVSEGEVELGLMQLAAAKAVSFKSGVVSLVDASRAQELVERNRSALRLVAQGSQPDSDVANALRRRGLIEARKRARLRAGPTARLLELWDKGLVLEARVVTELTPELVVSGAWREAVFKPFDLSAEPPRVLLGRKHPYLEFLDWLREILVEMGFEEMKGPHVELELWNFDALFQAQDHPAREIHDTYFVKGGIQGSFHDEELLRRIAAVHESGGGTGSRGWGYKWNPSRALRLILRTQTTAVSARTLYQRGPGEYMCFSLDRVFRPENLDAKHSMEFYQLEGIIVGQHVTFRNLLGFFDEMARRLGLGRVKVKPAYFPFTEPSVEGFIKHEKLGWIEVFPGGMFRPEMLSALGVKDVNVAAWGIGIDRIAMAVLGIDDIRLLFTQDLEFIRRTPRPIPLSLLR
- a CDS encoding aminotransferase class V-fold PLP-dependent enzyme, which produces MLDPYEIRKDFPIFTRKVHGKTLIYFDNAATSQRPVQVIEAVDSFYRNQNANIGRSVHELALTATEAYEASRKIVAAFIGARPDELVFTKNATESINLAAYSLLVSGHLRSGDEVLVTRMEHHSNLLPWVRVARVAGARLRIIEVREDGTLDLDDFYRKLSDKTRVLAVTHVSNVTGVINPVKELCEEAHKHGALCLVDGAQSVPHMHVDVGRIKPDFLAFSGHKMLGPMGIGGLYVTRELAEKLEPPFPGGGAISLVGCGVDECSAEWLQAPHKFEAGTPNVAGAVGLSAAVEYLEKLGMEDVEEHERRLTKKALDILQGLGVKVYGPLDPRERTGVVSFNVGKLTPHEVAQLLDSEGIAVRSGHHCALPLIKRLGAPLGTVRASFYIYNTLEELDVFEEALRKILVVAVG
- a CDS encoding thymidylate synthase, with translation MPDIVVLNPESNVAVATLWTKKELVVGKLRELGVDTKVNIVGTLYTRYGINYLLYTLSQHTEIDSVIVFGADLSGSGEALVELFRGRVPEGLRLMWPLEEVKPIIDSVKVVDLREAFKKNDFNALAEAVARSYSPGAKRQRVNLELREVKASSWPLQVAGLSIVEDDVVRAWGKLLDAVMTWGFLKESEYGEMQKQLLGAQVVLYAEKALKSAERLGEFFPRDELERHVESLIRGVEGASYSYGERLRRHREAGDQLELIVSKLASSPSTRRAIALTWDFQVDPWSRDPPCLVAIQGDLSGGRYNQLAYFRSHDAYAGWPVNVYGLLRLMEHVSSLLSERTGRSVKPGFLIVFSASLHVYEHDWLRAQEVVSREKRGFAAFVEDPKGNFIVRLEGGRIVLELRDQEGVLVESYTGTSAKEILGQVNLDALMPRHASYLARELVRAEEALRKGLEYVQDAV
- a CDS encoding InlB B-repeat-containing protein; translated protein: MWSRRAQASALGAVFLTIVLVLAAVVLVQYMRSQTELQAIASQVQAQRAGEGALTFSVNDTYATSVSGNNSPISLRVNVLNGTSVSTGTLEAPDGKGLLLTPTATSSGYLLRVNVSVSVPLDTVNLTQGLYLRPSATICLEIYTKTSSGSYAFYTAYILPANATSSVQVTSTNYILSVLHPKNFTLLFDRVQTNLTRYNATGFYLKIVNRGPGYTALYGLWVVTSTAAKRMPLNAVLPPGGVLPQIPVQPNSSSVNEVRVTTSTRVYILRPTPPRLLGGAAPPAAGTLLIAVYPPGSGTTNPPPGTYTYPLGSQVTVTANPSTGYAFKYWLLNGTVYSSSQTVTVTVTSFVNLTAVFQPALPPKFVVLSYNTTVTGAVSSQQRLVVTVNNTGQSTGVAQVEVYDQSGNLVNSTQVTVPPATPQQAVVVIKLPSTRGTYTWTIKVKNLATGNYDDVKTFTVIARDIFLQSRSAIVYEDFESSALPSGWTQLGGTWSTATGGWRGYALSGSDNSQGPGGDSIFANNTQLPATIYAVVKLGNVKVDYTYRGFGLLDSLSTTAFFYEVSISPVSTSYLYLYIWRFTGNWRPLKSTTAAYTGTWYTLYLVFTRGPPNTITAVLYDSSGNQLATVSASDSVVKPSYIGLAVDGSSSTLFDDVVVATGDPRYVTVTGLQQGWSVLLVDFSGNTVARAIADSTGVARLWVLNSSVLRDATIRVLDSSGSTVIQKTFPVVIGGDTYSYG
- a CDS encoding aldo/keto reductase, whose translation is MERKFVPKMGLEVAAIGMGTWDIGGGFWTPDYTRDDEWVEALRYGLELGLTLIDTAEMYGGGHAEELVGRAIRGFSREELFIVSKVWQTHAARDEVVKAAEASVKRLGTYVDLYLIHWPPEGVELCETMRGLEEAVERGYARFIGVSNFGVELIEEARSCLSHVDVVAVENKFSLLDRRDESSVIPYAEREGMLYLAYTPLEKGQLARDPFLASIGAKYGKTAAQVALNWLLGFKPVVPIPKASDKRHIKENAGAAGWRLSEEDWRLISEKYRRVVV
- a CDS encoding energy-coupling factor ABC transporter ATP-binding protein — encoded protein: MIRFEDVDFVYPTGVRAIQGVSLSIESGEFVGVIGHSGAGKTTLAKLATSLLKPTRGRVLIDGKDSKSLPASEAARIVSYVFQNPDMMIFSQTVRDEVAFALRNLGFPESEIEKRVQEALRAVDLNKPLDTPPQTLSFGEKHRLAIASVLVMGSRALVLDEPTTGLDYGRSLMLFDTLNALNASGKTIVVITHDLDLLARYASRIIVLEKGRVIRDGSTLDVLGDADFLESHGFMLTHVQQVARRLGVKAITPSKLAEELADRLHGLSSPR
- a CDS encoding energy-coupling factor ABC transporter ATP-binding protein — encoded protein: MGSGPDRVVSLKNVYARYVTSEKWIVEDVSLEASRGEMIVLMGPSGCGKSTLLNVIAGLLPGVIPGVVEGEVIIDGINPVKQGYRALRGRVGIVYQNPEIQIITRSVYEELAMAPENLGLPKEEVISRVEWALDALGLRGYENKDPQTLSGGEKQLVAIASVLTMKPKLLLLDEPTSMLDHTGTRLVLKAITTLKEEYGLTIIAAEHRVEWAVDVADRVYLMADGRIVLGGTPDDVFSDIAAVTKLGVRPPGVTEVAYELYRRGINVGFPVRLRNFEKFLGVSHD
- a CDS encoding energy-coupling factor transporter transmembrane component T family protein; amino-acid sequence: MFAGLYIERKSLMHSLDPRSKLLWVLLVLVASIATQFNGLKSLPVFLSTILALSLSGLGSGLAVLLIFNSMVFLLVTTLIWAGIYSSQGNILLELGWLRLTDVGLLVALGKFFLIINPILAFVVFFASTKPYLLMWTLEKFKVPHKLALTFVIALSLMPTMVRAAGDVIDAQRARGLALDRGGILDRVRKHIPIIVPLFSKMLSDIWDLSLVLATRGAGYGRKTYIFEPSWKPPDTVFSALSLVFYGVVAAWGLGLIG
- a CDS encoding QueT transporter family protein produces the protein MTEQKAPGKALYFAAVLVGIIIAIAIIYEFWLAVVTNPKDPWSVFPISRFFTQFTDAVFYVGAVVWLIGTAVFLLELAGFTITGRGLKRTGQGIGDWGVIDIALAALSAAVYGALLAATAPITIVPGFTWLRPANSLAPLFGMFFGIPGALGAAFGNLIADILAGYFGVGSIGGFVGNFLIAYIPYKFVKDQSFKTTSSIGEFYIWGVIVQALVSALYICWWLHVTQALIGLPLFVIWGIIAPSILSNNIAVNAILSPILGVLLFPFVKGRGLYWKDRVKAPQ